TTGGTGTGCTCTGCGGGCTGATGACCATGCTGGTGTCCACTATGGGACTCATCCTCAGCGGCATACAGCTGGGGGGCCTGATCTCCCTCCCCATCCTGGTGGTCATCGGACAGTTTTACAGCCTTACTCCAGTGTGGGTGCCTCTCAGTGCCGTAGTGGCCGTCAGCGTTGTCACTGCTGTCTTCACAATTCAGTGGCAGAAACTGTTCACCATCATCTACACATCTGTGTTTGGAGCGACCGCCGTGATGCTGTGTGTGGATTACCTGGTTGGGACGTTCATGTTGCCAGATCAGGTGTACGATATGCTTTGTCAAGCTGCACCACGTCCACTCTGCTGGTTTAACTGGGTGATCACTGGGATCTTTCCTGTTTTGAGTCTGATAGGTGTGTTGGTGCAGTGGAAGTTTACTGGCAAAGGAATATCACACACAGAAGGTAAATGCAATCTGCACTTAGTGATGCATTCATGTGCAGGCtgttttcatgttaaatatGCCCTCCTGAGCTTAAAACCTCCTTCTGCAGTGTTGTTTACTCATCTTTTCCGtcatttttctccctttctttgtctctttggaTGCTCctcagctgcacaaaaaaaacagaagaaaaacaccaGGAAGCACAGACATAGAGAGTCAAGAAGAGGACCTCAACCACACCGTCGGCGCAGGCCTCCACCTCTGAAACGCTACGCCGGGGACGTCCTGGCACCGGTCAGCCCATTCAGCTTTCATATTTTCTAGCTCTGacaataaatgttttcaatttCCTCTGATTGCAGGATGATGGAAAATATGTAAACTTACAATAGATTGTCAAAGCTAAAAACAATGTGTCTTCCTCCTATTTGCCTTGCAGAGTTATCTCCAGAGCCTTCAGGAGCACCAGATGGGAACGGGCTCCTCCTGCAGCAGCGTCAGCACTATCACACATACTCTaattgactttgactttgagaCAGGCTCCATGGTGCCTCTGACTGCTGCCTCTCCGGTGTTTGCGGTCTGAAGGAATAGAGCGTCAAATACATGTAAACTGCATATATATCTGAGGAGTCTGTTACGTTATACCTGATTATTTCAACATTACTTTGACCTGTTCACTTTCACGGAAACAATTCAACCATTTTGATGAGTGGCTTCGTCAGATAATCGTCAACATGCACACAGAGATCCTTGGAGATCATGCTGTGAATGATGATaagacaaaataacacaacatacaCAGCGGAGACTTTGAGTTTTACAgttgtgctgttttgtttcacaCCATGCCAACGGCAAAACAACTTTTTATTCTCCAAATATTATCACATCCTCTCGGAAGAACTCCATGTGAACGGATACAAACACAGGCTTGAAATATGTAAATCTGGTTAAGATTACTTACTCTTGGAACAATTTTCAAGTTATAAACAATAAATTCATACCAGCACAATATGCAATATTATGAAGAAATAGATAAGGAGGAATACTAAGCAATAAACCACTGAATTTACAGCAATCAGACTGCTTGTTACTGTGCTGTTTTGGGGAGTATTGTCATATATTAATTTCCATTAAAGGtacaaacattatttaaatgttataaatattgAGATTATGAGTCCAAACCCCCTCGATGCACCCTCAACCCCAGAATAACCAAAGCATCAAagatttttgtatttaatttatcagACTTGAATGATTTGAGGGCTGATCAGTATTTTGACTGAAATTTACATGTTCTTTTCTCAAATATCCATATTTactaaacatacatacaaacttatttctacatttaaaaaaaaaaatcagattaaaTGATGCAGTTGCCTGTTGTTGCTTTTTAAggtcctcctttttttttcaaaccagTCACAGAACTATCAGATTATAAGTAAACATACTACTTTCTATATGAAAAATGATCAATTTAACATTTAGTAAGATTACTTTAGTGAAATAACTATTGGCCATTACacataaatgttcaaaaataatcatgacattcaaaagtggcattgtttttattgataacAGCTGCAGAGTTGCTTTTGTTGGCCTAAAAGTTGtcaaatttaacaaaaatacaacataacaCAAATTTTTACGTAAACTTACATGTGTGTATTAAATGTAATATGCCTTAACATCAACACAGAGTCTAACTTGTTCtattaaatgtagtttttaaataattgtcCCACtgccataaaaaaaagaaacatcacatCACTCAAATATTAATTCTGTTGCTGTCTTCATGCAGACTTTGTCCAAAGAGAATAATAATGATCTGGTGTGTGAACGTTTTCTAATCATTAATCAGGATCCTAATAAATAAGCATCTCTCTCTGTTACTATACTGAATTACTAAGCAACACAAGGTTTGTGTTGAATCCCTGGTGGCCTCTGGTGGCTCAGTCGTCACACTGCATCCAGTGTGTGGCGATGTCCAGGGGAAAAGCCTTCTCCACTGCTTGGTGGTACTGGTTTACTCTCCAGTACTGGGTGCCTTTGAAGACGTATATATGACCATTTGTCCACATTAACGCAGCATCAGTATTGCTAGGTACCCCGTGGAAGAGTTGCTCAACAGGTTTGGGATACGAACTGAAGTCTGTTGGTCCAATTTCATCCCACTGCCAGTATCCAGAGCCCTGAAATAACGAGTTCATTATTTACTGGAACATGAAAGAGatattcaatgaaaaaaaaaaacatgtcacaataaattaagtaaatgtTGCCCTTACTTTGAAAAAGATCAGTTTTTTGTTCTTACTGAAGTACAAAGCTGAGTCGATATTAGCGGGGATATTGGTCAAGCGTTTGGGGAAGCCGTGGTCAAGTTTGAATCCTGTGTATCTCCATAATTTATCATCTGTGAAAAAGAAATTTGGAGAGAAGACAAGTATTTTGTAACTACTGCAAAAACACTCATAGTAAACTCCACCagcattatacagtatattgtataaTGGCCCCGAGAGataacacaatgacacaatGAAGTGAATCCACCTTTCAGAAAATAAGACTTTCTGGTCCGCTGAGAGTGAACAGCTGCATCGAGGCTCCCTGGCAGCTCCTTCCACAGTGCAGAGATCAGGATGGGAGTGTTGTAGCCGGACCTGGACACCGTCCACACATACTGACCACTGAAGACATACGTCTTACTTAAAGGACCTGCGAGGACACGATGCGGAGAGAAATTATCTGTAAATACATATTCATGTAAGGGGataaatatatttcttaatCAAAACACAGAGGCATGTTTTAGTGAAGTCTATACCCAACATGACTGCATCCAGAGTGGCTTTACAAGGATCTGGAATAACTCCACTTGACACTGACTGGCTTGGATTTCTGGATGGAGGAGTCTTCTCTGGCTTTCCTGAAAagagacacacattcacagcatGTTGTATAAATTGTACGTTAAAGCCTGcatggtaacactttactttaaatcCCCATATTTACCATTTACACTCAGTAAATAGACGGTATATAAAACACTGTAAGTTGTCAACTCCTCTTGTGGGCACCAATAACTGGATgctggtatataaacagataatgaacgacaacacagtaaaatacagcTGTAATTATATAAACTATGTCTTCATAagagaagttataattgttgacaaatgcTGTACATCAATAAACACTTATAATGTCTTTATATCTGCCTATAAATCAGTGGTGGGATGTAactgtatatttactcaagcactgtacttaagtacaattttgaggtacttgtatttccattttatgctactttatacttctacttcactacaattcagagggaaatattgttctTAATCCActaaatttatttgacagctatagttattAGTTACTTTTGATATTAAAATCAAGTGGAGCtaaacctttttggcttgtgacccttaaaaaagcagtgtgtagttgacTCTTCTTGTCATGTTTCAGGGGCCCGTTTCACAAAAGCGATCTGCAAGCGCTGCTTTCACGCAAATAGTGCCAGTGTCCGGTTTCgcaaatgtttttgtcatatgcAAATCGCTAATAGTTTGTGTGTCCTACACTTCTCTCGCATCCTCAGCATGGGTCGTAATTATAGTGTTTCTTTTTATTAGTTAAATGTTTCACAAATGAGTGTGAGAGGAAATGATCTCATGTTGCAAGTCACAGTTTGCATGCTGCGAATTTGGTGAAACAGGCCCAGATGAGTTGTTAGTAGTcccaccaaagagacattttccCTCCAAACTTCTTACATGGTTTCACTTAAGAAAttgaggccca
This window of the Thunnus albacares chromosome 5, fThuAlb1.1, whole genome shotgun sequence genome carries:
- the LOC122983060 gene encoding transmembrane protein 198-like isoform X1, which produces MAVTSLYVTEEPGVGLAEVDICTLEINIKYEVIPSIVCSVCLSFGLIYSFFGYRCFKMVMFFSGFMFGSAAVVLLYHKEPVLDAQLGTETKAGIGLGVGVLCGLMTMLVSTMGLILSGIQLGGLISLPILVVIGQFYSLTPVWVPLSAVVAVSVVTAVFTIQWQKLFTIIYTSVFGATAVMLCVDYLVGTFMLPDQVYDMLCQAAPRPLCWFNWVITGIFPVLSLIGVLVQWKFTGKGISHTEAAQKKQKKNTRKHRHRESRRGPQPHRRRRPPPLKRYAGDVLAPSYLQSLQEHQMGTGSSCSSVSTITHTLIDFDFETGSMVPLTAASPVFAV
- the LOC122983060 gene encoding transmembrane protein 198-like isoform X2 is translated as MLTCQTKMINIGKQHGKQGYRCFKMVMFFSGFMFGSAAVVLLYHKEPVLDAQLGTETKAGIGLGVGVLCGLMTMLVSTMGLILSGIQLGGLISLPILVVIGQFYSLTPVWVPLSAVVAVSVVTAVFTIQWQKLFTIIYTSVFGATAVMLCVDYLVGTFMLPDQVYDMLCQAAPRPLCWFNWVITGIFPVLSLIGVLVQWKFTGKGISHTEAAQKKQKKNTRKHRHRESRRGPQPHRRRRPPPLKRYAGDVLAPSYLQSLQEHQMGTGSSCSSVSTITHTLIDFDFETGSMVPLTAASPVFAV